In a single window of the uncultured Pseudodesulfovibrio sp. genome:
- a CDS encoding phosphatase PAP2 family protein, with product MTRIQEAEARSSLYRELLNGFRVHIPFIAYILCYMALLIMVAYLQGRTEVIRFNMYDVLPIGSLIFILAYFLGRTLNIVIVERPAGMGRYIANDIRQHIRERLPIALPVMVFLPLFMSTFTAFKVLIPVNNPYSWDATFAALDAFIHGGVQPWQLTHALINGPQATFYVNFAYNAWFFTMFTVINWMAFSIEKPRLRMQFLLAFIMTWSLLGSGLGTLLSSVGPCYLERLTGADTYAPLMAHLHQLSEVRPIWALGTQDMLWNSFSSKEIILGSGISAMPSMHVASALLFALVGCRSNWVFGTILSVFFLCILVGSVHLGWHYAVDGYVSIVLTLVIWWAVGRMVGRLLPEDPAPA from the coding sequence ATGACGAGAATCCAAGAAGCCGAGGCGCGGTCTTCCCTGTATCGGGAACTGCTCAACGGGTTTCGGGTCCACATCCCATTCATTGCCTATATCCTCTGCTACATGGCCCTGCTGATCATGGTGGCGTATCTTCAAGGCAGGACCGAAGTCATTCGGTTCAATATGTACGACGTCCTGCCGATCGGGTCGCTTATCTTCATCCTGGCCTATTTTCTCGGGCGGACGCTGAACATAGTCATTGTCGAGCGGCCTGCGGGCATGGGGCGGTATATCGCCAATGACATCCGCCAGCATATTCGGGAACGGCTTCCCATAGCGTTGCCGGTGATGGTTTTCCTGCCGCTGTTCATGTCCACATTCACCGCTTTCAAGGTGTTGATTCCGGTCAACAACCCCTACTCCTGGGACGCCACCTTCGCCGCCCTGGACGCTTTTATCCACGGCGGGGTGCAGCCTTGGCAGTTGACGCATGCGCTGATCAATGGTCCCCAGGCGACCTTTTACGTCAATTTCGCCTACAACGCCTGGTTCTTCACCATGTTCACCGTGATAAACTGGATGGCCTTCAGCATCGAGAAACCCCGCCTGCGGATGCAGTTCCTTCTGGCCTTCATCATGACGTGGTCCCTCCTGGGCTCCGGCCTGGGCACATTGTTGTCTTCGGTCGGGCCTTGTTATCTTGAACGCCTCACAGGCGCGGACACGTATGCCCCGCTCATGGCGCATTTGCACCAGCTGAGTGAGGTCAGGCCCATCTGGGCTTTGGGGACACAGGACATGCTGTGGAATTCCTTTTCCAGCAAGGAAATCATACTCGGGAGCGGCATTTCGGCCATGCCGAGCATGCACGTGGCTTCGGCTCTGCTTTTCGCCCTGGTGGGGTGCCGGAGCAACTGGGTGTTCGGCACCATTTTGAGCGTTTTCTTCCTTTGTATTCTCGTCGGCTCCGTGCATCTGGGCTGGCACTATGCAGTGGATGGCTATGTCTCCATCGTTTTGACCCTGGTGATTTGGTGGGCTGTCGGGCGAATGGTAGGGCGCCTGTTGCCGGAAGATCCCGCTCCGGCCTGA
- the rplM gene encoding 50S ribosomal protein L13: protein MKTYSPKPEDANREWFVVDATDKILGRLATEITNRLRGKHKPEFAPHMDMGDFVVVINAEKIKVTGQKMDAKMYYKHTNHPGGLKEKTLRQMLDIKPENVITAAVKGMLPKNKLAAQQLKKLKVYAGPEHPHAAQAPKTLDF from the coding sequence ATGAAGACATATAGCCCGAAGCCGGAAGACGCGAACCGCGAATGGTTCGTTGTCGACGCCACGGACAAGATCCTGGGCCGTCTGGCCACCGAGATCACCAACCGTCTGCGCGGCAAGCACAAGCCTGAGTTCGCCCCCCACATGGATATGGGCGACTTCGTGGTGGTCATCAACGCCGAGAAGATCAAAGTCACCGGTCAGAAGATGGACGCCAAGATGTACTACAAGCACACCAACCATCCCGGCGGCCTCAAGGAAAAGACTCTCCGCCAGATGTTGGACATCAAGCCCGAGAACGTCATCACTGCCGCTGTCAAGGGTATGCTGCCCAAGAACAAGCTGGCCGCCCAGCAGCTCAAGAAGCTGAAGGTCTATGCTGGTCCCGAGCACCCGCACGCGGCCCAGGCTCCCAAAACTCTGGATTTCTAA
- a CDS encoding transporter substrate-binding domain-containing protein, translating to MKKRFERLRGALIGACLAVCLFAGVAGAQGPVFEVAAYLLPPVSYQDEDGVLHGKNVDMIARILSAMGYTPRFKVMPIRRCLEAMRDGAVPMMLPCVVSIERQAFMRFSDPVDYMQTVLWKKGADPAGCWKTLDDLAGLRIGVIGGYYYGTKWQEALAAGTFRVEGSIGRTPNRTNFLKLQEGRVDMVVCDLRLGRFLQKSNAPLFDNMVPCPGEIGESTPLCAPVSIKYFKERGLSPDEFLDRFNARLKNLSGF from the coding sequence ATGAAAAAGAGGTTCGAACGCTTGCGCGGGGCGCTGATTGGAGCGTGTCTGGCCGTTTGTCTTTTCGCGGGGGTGGCCGGTGCCCAGGGGCCTGTCTTCGAGGTGGCGGCATACCTGTTGCCGCCCGTTTCCTATCAGGACGAGGACGGCGTACTGCATGGCAAGAACGTGGACATGATCGCACGGATTCTCTCGGCCATGGGGTACACGCCCAGGTTCAAGGTCATGCCGATCCGGCGCTGCCTGGAGGCCATGCGGGACGGGGCCGTGCCCATGATGCTCCCTTGCGTGGTCAGTATCGAGCGGCAGGCCTTCATGCGGTTTTCCGATCCTGTGGACTACATGCAGACCGTGCTCTGGAAAAAAGGGGCGGACCCGGCCGGATGCTGGAAAACACTGGACGATCTGGCGGGCCTGCGTATCGGGGTGATCGGGGGCTATTATTACGGGACCAAGTGGCAGGAGGCCCTTGCCGCCGGTACGTTCCGGGTCGAAGGCAGCATCGGTAGGACTCCCAACAGGACGAATTTTCTCAAGCTCCAGGAGGGCCGCGTGGACATGGTCGTGTGCGATCTCCGGCTTGGACGTTTCCTGCAGAAATCGAACGCGCCCCTGTTCGACAACATGGTCCCCTGCCCGGGCGAGATCGGCGAGAGCACGCCCCTGTGCGCCCCCGTCTCCATCAAGTATTTCAAGGAACGCGGCCTTTCGCCGGATGAGTTCCTGGATCGTTTCAACGCCCGGCTCAAGAATCTGAGCGGCTTTTAG
- the alaS gene encoding alanine--tRNA ligase, producing the protein MKANEIRKRFLEYFERNGHTIVESSPLTPKDDPTLLFTNAGMVQFKKLFLGQEKRDYIRATTAQKCLRVGGKHNDLENVGRTARHHTFFEMLGNFSFGDYFKEDAIKFCWEFLTEELKLDKDRLYITIYKDDDEAGELWQKVAGVPADRIYRLGEKDNFWSMGDTGPCGPCSEVHYDQGEEVGCGPNCGIGKCDCDRYLEIWNLVFMQYDQAEDGTRTDLPRPSIDTGMGLERIAAVAQGVHSNYETDLFQSIIQYTADLAGVKYRESEEVDTALQVIADHSRAIAFLIPDQVLPSNEGRGYILRRLIRRAYRFGKLMGLEGSFLWKTASKVIDDMGGHYKELEETRDFMVEVVKGEEESFAKTLDKGLEMLEEELAELKKAGSAIVPGETTFKLYDTYGFPIDIVRDIAEQQGMGVDEAEFDKFMQEQKQRSKAAWKGSGEKDVASIFQTLLEQDVTSEFSGYETMADQSEVAYVLTPEGTVVDALNEGESGWLVSKLTPFYGESGGQLGDTGAIAASGGKADVLDTVKPSQKLTAHKVVVTEGSLKPGDSAFFNVDRTQRLATMRNHTTTHLLHAALQKVLGDHAKQAGSLVGPDRLRFDFTHIKGLSHEEIAEVEKLVNQAIFDAIPVTREVMSIEAAQAKGATALFGEKYGDTVSVIEVPGVSMEFCGGTHLDNTGIAGSFVITSESGVAAGIRRIEAATGHNAVAWLNERREAVAEAGAMLKAQPADLPGKVKDLQQQVKDMNKEMKSLQAKLASGAGRDMMSEVEEINGVKVLAVKLEAPNMGVMLEQMDALRSKLPSGIICLIAPHEDGKVSVALSVTKDLHGQFKAGDLIKPVAGEVGGGGGGRPDLARAGGSNPEGIDKALAKLRELVAA; encoded by the coding sequence ATGAAAGCCAATGAAATCCGCAAACGCTTCCTTGAGTATTTTGAGAGAAACGGACACACCATTGTGGAGTCCTCTCCCCTGACGCCCAAGGACGACCCGACCCTGCTCTTCACCAACGCGGGCATGGTCCAGTTCAAGAAGCTCTTCCTGGGCCAGGAAAAGCGCGACTACATCCGCGCCACCACCGCCCAGAAGTGCCTGCGCGTGGGCGGCAAGCACAACGACCTGGAAAACGTGGGCCGTACCGCCCGCCACCACACCTTTTTCGAGATGCTCGGCAACTTCTCCTTCGGCGACTACTTCAAGGAAGACGCCATCAAGTTCTGCTGGGAATTTCTGACCGAAGAGCTGAAGCTCGACAAGGACCGCCTGTACATAACCATCTACAAGGATGACGACGAGGCTGGCGAGCTGTGGCAGAAGGTGGCCGGAGTCCCGGCCGACCGCATCTACCGCCTGGGCGAGAAGGACAACTTCTGGTCAATGGGCGACACCGGCCCGTGCGGTCCCTGCTCCGAGGTCCACTACGACCAGGGCGAGGAAGTCGGCTGCGGCCCGAACTGCGGCATAGGCAAGTGCGACTGCGACCGCTACCTGGAGATCTGGAACCTGGTGTTCATGCAGTACGACCAGGCCGAGGACGGCACCCGCACCGATCTGCCCAGGCCGTCCATCGACACCGGCATGGGCCTGGAGCGCATCGCGGCCGTTGCCCAGGGCGTGCACTCCAACTACGAGACCGACCTGTTCCAGTCCATCATCCAGTACACCGCCGATCTGGCTGGCGTGAAATACCGCGAAAGCGAAGAGGTGGACACCGCCCTGCAGGTCATCGCCGACCACTCGCGGGCCATCGCCTTCCTGATCCCGGACCAGGTGCTGCCGTCCAACGAAGGACGCGGCTACATCCTGCGCCGCCTGATCCGCCGCGCCTACCGCTTCGGCAAACTTATGGGGCTGGAAGGTTCCTTCCTGTGGAAGACCGCCTCCAAGGTCATCGACGACATGGGCGGCCACTACAAGGAGCTGGAAGAGACCCGCGACTTCATGGTCGAGGTGGTCAAGGGCGAGGAGGAATCCTTTGCCAAGACCCTGGACAAGGGTCTGGAGATGCTCGAGGAGGAGCTGGCCGAACTGAAGAAGGCGGGTTCCGCCATCGTCCCCGGCGAGACTACCTTCAAGCTCTACGACACCTACGGATTTCCCATCGACATCGTCCGCGACATTGCCGAACAGCAGGGCATGGGCGTGGACGAAGCCGAATTCGACAAGTTCATGCAGGAACAGAAGCAGCGCTCCAAGGCGGCCTGGAAAGGCTCCGGCGAAAAGGATGTCGCTTCCATCTTCCAGACCCTGCTCGAACAGGACGTCACTTCTGAATTCTCCGGCTACGAGACCATGGCCGACCAGTCCGAGGTTGCCTACGTGCTGACCCCGGAAGGCACCGTCGTGGACGCGCTCAATGAAGGCGAGTCCGGCTGGCTGGTGTCCAAGCTCACCCCGTTCTACGGCGAGTCCGGCGGCCAGTTGGGCGACACCGGAGCCATCGCTGCTTCCGGCGGCAAGGCCGACGTGCTCGACACGGTCAAGCCGTCCCAGAAGCTGACCGCGCACAAGGTCGTTGTCACCGAAGGTTCCCTCAAGCCCGGCGATTCCGCGTTCTTCAACGTGGACCGCACCCAGCGGCTGGCCACCATGCGCAACCACACCACCACCCACCTGCTTCACGCCGCCCTGCAAAAAGTGCTGGGTGACCACGCCAAGCAGGCTGGCTCCCTGGTGGGCCCGGACCGGCTGCGCTTCGATTTCACGCACATCAAGGGTCTCTCCCATGAGGAGATCGCCGAGGTCGAGAAGCTGGTCAACCAGGCCATCTTCGACGCCATCCCCGTGACCCGCGAGGTCATGTCCATCGAGGCCGCCCAGGCCAAGGGCGCCACCGCCCTGTTCGGCGAGAAGTACGGCGACACGGTTTCGGTCATCGAAGTGCCTGGCGTATCCATGGAATTCTGCGGCGGCACGCATCTGGACAACACCGGCATAGCCGGATCCTTTGTCATCACCTCCGAGTCCGGCGTTGCAGCTGGCATCCGGCGCATCGAGGCCGCCACCGGCCATAACGCCGTGGCCTGGCTGAACGAACGCCGCGAGGCCGTGGCCGAGGCCGGCGCCATGCTCAAGGCGCAGCCCGCCGATCTGCCCGGCAAGGTCAAGGACCTCCAGCAACAGGTCAAGGACATGAACAAGGAGATGAAGTCGCTCCAGGCCAAGCTCGCCTCCGGCGCGGGCCGCGACATGATGAGCGAGGTCGAGGAGATAAACGGCGTCAAGGTCCTGGCCGTCAAGCTGGAGGCCCCGAACATGGGCGTCATGCTCGAGCAGATGGACGCCCTGCGCTCCAAGCTGCCGTCCGGCATCATCTGCCTCATCGCTCCGCACGAGGACGGCAAGGTCTCCGTGGCCCTGTCCGTGACCAAGGACCTGCACGGCCAGTTCAAGGCCGGCGACCTGATCAAGCCCGTGGCCGGCGAAGTCGGCGGCGGGGGCGGCGGACGCCCGGACCTGGCCCGCGCGGGCGGTTCCAACCCCGAAGGCATCGACAAGGCCCTGGCCAAGCTCAGAGAGCTGGTCGCCGCCTGA
- the purM gene encoding phosphoribosylformylglycinamidine cyclo-ligase yields MSESAKRSQAYTEAGVDIEAGNEFVRRIKDMVKSTFTPGVATDIGGFGGLFKPEIAGMEAPMLVAGTDGVGTKLKLAFMFDRHDTVGIDLVAMSVNDVLVQGAAPLFFLDYFATGKLEPGVAAQVVSGVCEGCRQSACALLGGETAEMPGFYPDGEYDLSGFAVGMVDTPKLVTGKEIAPGDVLIGLASSGVHSNGWSLVRKILGESGLAHEDTFPGTDKTVAEVLIEPTKIYVRPVLELLSAMPVKGMVHVTGGGFYDNVPRVLPENVTASFQFGSWPMLPVFEWIKAQGDLSWPEMLQIFNCSIGYILIVDPAHADEALEKLDARDDVEAYRIGEITKRQEAAEQVEVVFP; encoded by the coding sequence ATGAGCGAAAGCGCCAAGCGATCCCAGGCATACACCGAAGCCGGTGTGGATATAGAAGCGGGCAACGAATTCGTCCGCCGCATCAAGGACATGGTCAAGTCCACCTTCACGCCCGGCGTGGCCACGGACATCGGCGGCTTCGGCGGCCTGTTCAAGCCCGAAATCGCGGGTATGGAGGCCCCCATGCTGGTGGCCGGAACCGACGGCGTGGGCACCAAGCTCAAGCTGGCCTTCATGTTCGACCGCCACGACACCGTGGGCATCGACCTGGTGGCCATGTCGGTCAACGACGTGCTCGTTCAGGGCGCGGCACCGCTTTTCTTCCTCGACTATTTCGCCACCGGCAAGCTCGAACCCGGCGTTGCCGCCCAGGTGGTCTCCGGCGTGTGCGAGGGCTGCCGCCAGTCCGCCTGCGCTCTGCTCGGCGGCGAGACCGCCGAAATGCCGGGGTTCTATCCCGACGGTGAATACGACCTGTCCGGTTTTGCCGTGGGCATGGTCGACACCCCCAAGCTGGTCACCGGCAAGGAGATCGCCCCGGGCGACGTGCTTATCGGCCTGGCCTCCTCGGGCGTGCATTCCAACGGTTGGTCTCTGGTGCGCAAAATTCTCGGCGAGTCCGGCTTGGCCCACGAAGACACTTTCCCCGGCACCGACAAGACCGTGGCCGAGGTGCTCATCGAGCCGACCAAGATCTACGTCCGTCCTGTCCTCGAGCTGCTCAGCGCAATGCCCGTAAAGGGCATGGTCCACGTCACCGGCGGTGGGTTCTACGACAACGTGCCCCGCGTCCTGCCCGAGAACGTGACCGCCTCCTTCCAGTTCGGCTCCTGGCCCATGCTTCCGGTCTTCGAATGGATCAAGGCCCAGGGCGATCTGTCCTGGCCCGAGATGCTGCAGATCTTCAACTGCTCCATCGGCTACATCCTCATCGTCGACCCGGCGCATGCCGACGAGGCCCTGGAAAAGCTCGACGCCCGCGACGACGTCGAAGCCTACCGCATCGGTGAAATCACCAAACGTCAGGAAGCCGCCGAACAGGTCGAGGTGGTCTTCCCGTAG
- a CDS encoding tRNA(5-methylaminomethyl-2-thiouridylate) methyltransferase, which yields MAERNTYDALALLSGGLDSILATRTIMDQGLTVLGLHFVTPFFGKPHLIPFWRDHYGIEAVEVDIRQAYVDMILDGPSQGFGKWLNPCIDCKIIMLEHAHGLMETYGAKFLISGEVIGQRPMSQREDALNLITKRAEVRDVLLRPLCAKNLPPTPMEESGLVDREKLHDWYGRGRKPQYALAEHYGFTEIPTPAGGCCLTEAQGAARFVELLSHRDRPTPNDFTLARTGRQVWAGAHWLAFGRTSEDNDALTACAEEGDYVFKLADFPGPLAVGRPLSGDWEPDVIRDAAALISSYSGKARKQFEADAEPIRVTVRRKGLTETVAVVPARETALGWAEPKPEIVREWKKAE from the coding sequence ATGGCGGAACGAAACACATACGACGCACTGGCGCTGCTTTCCGGCGGCCTGGATTCCATCCTGGCCACGCGGACGATCATGGACCAGGGACTGACGGTCCTGGGGCTGCACTTTGTCACGCCCTTTTTCGGCAAACCCCATCTGATACCCTTCTGGCGGGACCACTACGGCATCGAGGCCGTGGAGGTGGACATCCGGCAGGCTTACGTGGACATGATCCTGGACGGTCCGTCCCAGGGATTCGGCAAGTGGCTCAACCCGTGCATCGACTGCAAGATCATCATGCTCGAACACGCCCACGGCCTGATGGAGACCTACGGCGCGAAGTTCCTGATTTCCGGCGAGGTCATCGGTCAGCGGCCCATGAGCCAGCGTGAGGACGCGCTCAACCTGATCACGAAACGGGCCGAGGTGCGTGACGTGCTCCTGCGCCCCCTGTGCGCGAAGAATCTCCCGCCCACTCCCATGGAGGAGTCCGGGCTGGTGGACCGCGAGAAGCTGCACGATTGGTACGGCCGTGGACGCAAGCCGCAATACGCCCTGGCCGAGCACTACGGGTTTACCGAGATCCCCACCCCGGCGGGCGGCTGCTGCCTGACCGAGGCCCAGGGCGCTGCGCGGTTCGTTGAGCTCCTGAGTCACCGGGATCGCCCGACCCCCAACGATTTTACTTTGGCCCGCACCGGACGGCAGGTATGGGCCGGGGCGCACTGGCTGGCCTTCGGCCGGACCTCCGAGGACAATGACGCGCTTACGGCCTGCGCCGAAGAGGGCGACTACGTGTTCAAACTGGCCGACTTCCCAGGCCCGCTGGCCGTGGGCAGGCCGCTTTCGGGAGACTGGGAGCCGGATGTGATCCGCGATGCCGCCGCACTGATAAGTTCCTATTCCGGCAAGGCGCGCAAGCAGTTCGAGGCTGATGCCGAACCCATCCGGGTGACCGTCCGGCGCAAGGGGCTCACCGAGACCGTGGCCGTGGTTCCGGCCCGCGAAACCGCTCTTGGCTGGGCCGAGCCCAAGCCCGAGATCGTCCGCGAGTGGAAGAAGGCCGAATAA
- the recA gene encoding recombinase RecA, translating into MARKAVDPDALRKEALGTALTTIERKFGKGSIMRLDGEASHSIPFIPTGSIGLDIALGIGGVPRGRVIEIFGPESSGKTTLALHIIAQAQKAGGSAAFVDAEHALDPGYAKRLGVKTDDLLISQPDYGEQALEIADLLVRSGALDVIVIDSVAALIPQSELEGQMGETQVGGQARLMSHALRKLTGTIHKSNCVVIFINQIRMKIGMTGYGNPETTSGGNALKFYASCRLDIRRIQTLKDKDEAYGIRARIKVVKNKVAPPFRQAEVDVLYGQGISRMGELIDMGVDNGIIDKSGSWFAYGSEKLGQGKENVRALLTDNPDLAHAIEEDLMTHLGFRDVPETEAEAAPDAGE; encoded by the coding sequence ATGGCTCGTAAAGCCGTAGACCCCGACGCCCTGCGCAAAGAAGCGCTGGGCACCGCCCTGACCACCATTGAACGCAAGTTCGGCAAAGGCTCGATCATGCGTCTTGACGGCGAGGCGTCCCATTCCATCCCGTTCATCCCCACCGGTTCCATCGGCCTGGACATTGCCCTGGGCATCGGCGGCGTTCCGCGCGGCCGTGTCATCGAAATTTTCGGCCCCGAATCTTCGGGTAAGACCACCCTGGCCCTGCACATCATCGCTCAGGCCCAGAAGGCCGGCGGCTCGGCCGCTTTCGTCGATGCCGAACACGCACTCGACCCTGGCTACGCCAAACGGCTGGGCGTCAAGACCGACGACCTGCTCATCTCCCAGCCCGACTACGGCGAACAGGCGCTCGAAATCGCGGACCTGCTGGTCCGCTCCGGCGCCCTGGACGTCATCGTCATCGACTCGGTGGCCGCGCTCATCCCGCAGTCCGAACTCGAAGGCCAGATGGGCGAGACCCAGGTGGGCGGCCAGGCGCGGCTCATGTCCCACGCCCTCAGAAAACTGACCGGTACCATTCACAAGTCCAACTGCGTGGTCATCTTCATCAACCAGATCCGCATGAAGATCGGCATGACCGGCTACGGTAACCCGGAGACCACCTCCGGCGGCAACGCGCTCAAGTTCTACGCATCCTGCCGCCTGGACATCCGCCGCATCCAGACCCTCAAGGACAAGGACGAGGCCTACGGCATCCGCGCCCGCATCAAGGTGGTCAAGAACAAGGTGGCCCCGCCCTTCCGGCAGGCCGAGGTGGACGTTCTGTACGGTCAGGGCATCTCCCGCATGGGAGAGCTCATCGACATGGGCGTTGACAACGGCATCATAGACAAATCCGGCTCCTGGTTCGCCTACGGCTCCGAGAAGCTCGGCCAGGGCAAGGAAAACGTCCGCGCCCTGCTTACGGACAACCCGGACCTGGCCCACGCCATCGAGGAGGATCTCATGACCCACCTCGGATTCCGCGATGTGCCTGAGACCGAGGCCGAAGCCGCGCCGGACGCTGGCGAATAA
- a CDS encoding radical SAM protein: MPSKKKPQPRMLFASPEGEIFDHPDLLLMVRRGDEFGLPRPDEIMPLPDESEFFMLPGRHAMGYSQEDGQAEVMEELAVAAFACPAHTVTGVAAYESDDDAPILPLLSYAAIGYANGKFWVCAKKVDEDQRQVFTHIPPDRIEAGAHELLSAMPENRLVNHLAGCALTSGCPAAKNLALGRFECPLPTSQVCNAACVGCISYQPEESGFPSPQCRISFRPTADEIVQIMRRHESRERRPIFSFGQGCEGEPLLEAELICESITQYRREGGLGTVNVNTNGSRHQAMPALKIAGVNSIRVSLNSARKGPYEAYYRPKGYTFEDVRETICKAHDVGLFVSLNLLFFPGITDTEEEFDALVELGETCRYDFIQLRNLNLDPELYLKLMEPFGHSPSMGFNNFKKRLKKALPWIEYGYFNPYLG; this comes from the coding sequence ATGCCATCCAAGAAGAAACCGCAGCCTCGCATGCTGTTCGCCTCCCCTGAAGGAGAAATTTTCGATCATCCCGACCTGCTGCTGATGGTCCGACGGGGCGACGAGTTCGGCCTGCCCCGGCCCGACGAGATCATGCCCCTGCCCGATGAGTCCGAATTCTTCATGCTCCCGGGCAGGCATGCCATGGGCTACAGCCAGGAGGACGGACAGGCCGAGGTCATGGAAGAACTGGCCGTGGCCGCGTTCGCCTGTCCGGCACACACGGTCACCGGCGTCGCAGCCTACGAGTCCGACGACGACGCCCCGATCCTGCCCCTGCTCTCCTACGCGGCCATCGGCTACGCCAACGGCAAGTTCTGGGTCTGCGCCAAGAAGGTGGACGAAGACCAGCGACAGGTCTTCACCCACATCCCGCCCGACCGCATCGAGGCGGGCGCGCACGAACTGCTCTCAGCAATGCCCGAAAACCGGCTGGTCAACCACTTGGCCGGCTGCGCCCTGACCAGCGGCTGCCCGGCGGCCAAGAACCTGGCTCTGGGCCGGTTCGAATGTCCGCTGCCCACCTCCCAGGTGTGCAACGCCGCCTGCGTCGGCTGTATCTCGTACCAACCCGAGGAGTCCGGCTTCCCGTCCCCGCAGTGCCGCATCTCGTTTCGGCCCACCGCGGACGAGATCGTCCAGATCATGCGCCGCCACGAATCGCGTGAACGCCGTCCCATATTTTCCTTTGGCCAGGGCTGCGAAGGCGAGCCTCTGCTCGAGGCCGAGCTGATCTGCGAGTCGATCACCCAGTATCGCCGCGAGGGCGGTCTGGGCACGGTCAACGTCAACACCAACGGCTCGCGCCATCAGGCCATGCCCGCGCTCAAGATCGCCGGGGTCAACTCCATCCGGGTCAGCCTGAATTCCGCCCGCAAAGGCCCCTACGAGGCATACTACAGGCCCAAGGGCTACACTTTCGAGGACGTGCGTGAAACCATCTGCAAGGCGCACGACGTCGGGCTGTTCGTGTCCCTCAACCTGCTCTTCTTCCCTGGCATCACCGACACCGAAGAGGAGTTTGACGCCTTGGTCGAACTGGGCGAGACCTGCCGCTACGATTTCATCCAGCTGCGCAACCTCAACCTCGACCCCGAACTCTACCTCAAGCTCATGGAACCCTTCGGCCACTCCCCGTCCATGGGCTTCAACAACTTCAAGAAACGCCTGAAAAAAGCCCTGCCCTGGATCGAATACGGCTACTTCAACCCATATTTGGGATAG
- the rpsI gene encoding 30S ribosomal protein S9 — MMSDFTYATGKRKNAISRTRLYAGTGQITVNGRPFEDYFPRKTLQMVVQQPLKLVKMLDRFDIKANCSGGGVSGQAEALRHGISRALCALDPELRAVLKPAGLLTRDARKKERKKYGLRGARASFQFSKR, encoded by the coding sequence ATCATGAGCGATTTCACCTACGCCACTGGCAAACGTAAGAATGCGATCTCCCGTACCCGCCTTTACGCTGGTACCGGCCAGATCACCGTCAACGGCCGTCCCTTCGAGGACTACTTCCCCCGCAAGACCCTGCAGATGGTTGTTCAGCAGCCTCTGAAGCTGGTCAAGATGCTCGATCGCTTCGACATCAAGGCCAACTGCTCTGGCGGCGGCGTGTCCGGACAGGCCGAGGCCCTGCGCCACGGTATTTCCCGCGCCCTCTGCGCCCTGGACCCGGAACTGCGCGCCGTTCTGAAGCCCGCCGGTCTCCTGACCCGCGATGCTCGTAAGAAAGAGCGCAAAAAGTACGGTCTCCGCGGCGCCCGCGCCTCCTTCCAGTTCTCCAAGCGTTAA